A single genomic interval of Stieleria maiorica harbors:
- a CDS encoding RNA polymerase sigma factor has protein sequence MQNPFSEVDSDDVSDADLVDLAVRGDRAALETLVLRHQAWIYNISVRMVFHPQDAEEVTQEVLVKVITKLSTFKGESKFRTWLYRIAANHVLNMKRRGAEAHEMTFADYGEAIAGTPDLELPDPEHVPVALPVLVEEAKHSCTMGMLLCLDRRQRLIFTLGEILGASDTVGGEVLEMTAVNFRQCLARARRDLHHFMNHQCGLVNANNPCRCPKKTRGFIEAGHVDPHRLMFASRHVQRIRDVVGETVREIEDLVEQQHVALYREHPFLQPENAIDWLQRMLQREEVRKTLRLN, from the coding sequence ATGCAAAATCCGTTCAGCGAGGTCGATTCGGACGACGTCTCGGATGCGGATCTGGTCGATCTGGCCGTCCGTGGCGATCGTGCCGCGCTGGAGACGCTGGTTTTGCGGCACCAGGCATGGATCTATAACATTTCGGTGCGAATGGTGTTTCACCCTCAAGATGCTGAGGAGGTGACCCAAGAAGTGCTCGTCAAAGTGATCACCAAACTGAGCACGTTTAAGGGAGAGAGCAAGTTTCGCACATGGTTGTACCGGATCGCCGCCAATCATGTTCTGAACATGAAGCGTCGCGGCGCAGAGGCTCACGAAATGACGTTTGCCGACTACGGTGAGGCGATCGCCGGGACGCCAGACTTGGAACTGCCTGATCCTGAGCATGTTCCCGTAGCCCTCCCGGTCTTGGTCGAGGAAGCCAAACACAGCTGCACGATGGGGATGTTGCTGTGCTTGGATCGCAGGCAACGGTTGATCTTTACGCTCGGCGAGATCCTGGGTGCGAGCGACACCGTCGGCGGCGAAGTTCTGGAGATGACCGCTGTCAATTTTCGCCAATGCCTCGCACGGGCCCGGCGTGACCTGCACCATTTCATGAACCACCAGTGCGGTCTGGTCAACGCGAACAATCCCTGCCGCTGCCCCAAGAAAACGCGTGGTTTTATCGAAGCTGGGCATGTCGATCCGCACCGGTTGATGTTTGCTTCGCGGCATGTCCAACGAATACGAGATGTGGTGGGTGAGACGGTCAGGGAGATCGAGGATCTGGTCGAGCAACAGCACGTTGCCCTTTACCGAGAGCATCCGTTTCTTCAGCCGGAGAATGCGATTGACTGGCTGCAACGCATGCTCCAGCGGGAAGAGGTGCGCAAAACACTGCGACTAAATTGA
- a CDS encoding DUF6527 family protein, whose product MKYSTLKHRFVVHFPDELEPGVLYISIEFKSVSHLCCCGCGEEVVTPLSPADWRIIYDGESVSLNPSVGSWTLACRSHYVITRGQVRVAGQWTDEQIAAGRRRDRLATERQFGNAVQQPASRESNNQVVEKPRSWFARFGSWIFGG is encoded by the coding sequence ATGAAGTATTCAACACTGAAACACAGATTCGTCGTTCATTTCCCGGACGAACTTGAGCCCGGTGTGCTGTACATTTCGATCGAGTTTAAGAGTGTGTCGCACCTTTGCTGTTGCGGCTGTGGCGAAGAGGTCGTCACGCCACTGAGTCCAGCTGATTGGCGAATCATCTATGACGGCGAATCGGTTTCACTAAACCCATCGGTTGGGAGCTGGACGCTGGCGTGCCGTTCGCACTACGTGATCACCCGCGGGCAAGTTCGGGTTGCAGGGCAATGGACTGATGAGCAAATCGCCGCGGGAAGAAGAAGGGATCGCCTGGCCACAGAGCGGCAATTCGGAAATGCAGTTCAACAGCCAGCTAGTCGAGAGTCGAACAATCAAGTCGTGGAAAAGCCGCGCTCGTGGTTTGCAAGATTTGGTTCCTGGATTTTCGGTGGATAG
- a CDS encoding Rrf2 family transcriptional regulator — protein MKRDSKLSGVLHILLHMAELDEPVTSSDLAKMMDTNPVVVRRLMAGLREQGYVRSEKGHGGGWTLACDLDEVTLLDIYQAVGSPALLAIGNRTESPGCLVEQSVNAALGKTFDEAEQLLLRRLGEVTLASLSADCHKRLKTKGISLKAKRNAHGV, from the coding sequence ATGAAGCGAGATAGCAAGCTCTCCGGCGTACTGCACATCCTGCTGCACATGGCCGAACTGGATGAGCCGGTGACGTCGAGTGACTTGGCGAAGATGATGGACACCAATCCGGTCGTGGTGCGTCGTCTGATGGCGGGGCTTCGCGAGCAGGGATACGTGCGATCGGAGAAGGGGCATGGCGGCGGTTGGACTTTGGCGTGCGACTTGGACGAAGTCACGTTGCTGGACATTTACCAGGCCGTCGGCAGTCCTGCGTTGTTGGCGATCGGTAATCGCACCGAGTCGCCGGGGTGTCTGGTGGAGCAATCCGTGAACGCTGCGCTTGGCAAAACATTTGATGAAGCCGAACAGCTGCTGCTGCGGCGGCTCGGTGAAGTCACGCTCGCCTCGCTGAGCGCGGATTGTCACAAGCGACTCAAAACCAAAGGCATTTCACTGAAGGCAAAACGGAACGCGCATGGCGTCTAA
- a CDS encoding ThiF family adenylyltransferase produces the protein MSNELFDRSADLKRLREEGYCVEKNGGFLLMRDVPYVDADRNVRHGTLVSELSESGNQTHKPRNHQVHFAGESPCDTSGKPLNINDRGANIKLANGMVATHSFSCKPQGGYSDYYEKMTTYANILAGPASVIRPGISPKSLRVPSDDEDTVFNYTETASDRVGIGELTRKLSSEVIAIIGLGGTGSYVLDGVAKTPVREIHLFDDDVFLQHNAFRAPGAASIEQLREVIPKVEYFSRMYSQMRRGIVPHKVAIGPSNVNLLDGVTFAFLCMDAGEAKKAAIEKLEAMDASFIDVGMGIDLEGESLSGILRVAASVPNRRDHVHKGAVPFKADAEADLYASNIQVAELNALNAMLVIVKWKQILNFYCDLKGELYSTYTLDTNKINNGFNGS, from the coding sequence ATGTCAAACGAGCTATTCGATCGTAGTGCCGACCTGAAACGCCTGCGTGAGGAGGGATACTGCGTCGAGAAAAACGGCGGATTCCTTCTCATGCGGGACGTTCCTTACGTCGATGCGGACCGAAACGTCCGTCACGGAACTTTGGTTTCCGAGTTGAGCGAGTCGGGCAACCAGACTCACAAACCCAGGAATCACCAAGTGCATTTTGCTGGTGAGTCTCCCTGCGATACTTCTGGAAAGCCGCTAAACATCAATGATCGTGGTGCGAATATCAAACTCGCCAACGGGATGGTGGCTACGCACTCGTTCTCTTGTAAGCCGCAAGGTGGGTATTCTGACTACTACGAGAAGATGACTACGTACGCAAATATTCTGGCTGGTCCCGCATCAGTGATTCGCCCTGGCATTTCGCCAAAGTCACTGCGTGTACCCTCCGATGACGAAGACACGGTGTTTAACTACACCGAAACGGCCTCCGATCGTGTTGGCATAGGCGAACTGACGCGGAAGTTGTCGAGCGAAGTGATCGCGATTATTGGTCTCGGGGGCACTGGCTCGTACGTGTTGGATGGTGTTGCCAAGACGCCCGTACGTGAAATTCACTTGTTCGACGATGATGTGTTTCTTCAGCACAATGCCTTTCGTGCTCCCGGAGCGGCTTCGATTGAGCAACTTCGTGAGGTCATTCCGAAGGTCGAATACTTTTCCAGAATGTATTCACAAATGCGTCGCGGCATTGTGCCGCACAAAGTGGCGATCGGGCCGTCTAATGTGAATTTGCTTGATGGTGTGACATTCGCATTCCTGTGCATGGACGCTGGCGAAGCAAAGAAAGCGGCTATCGAGAAGCTTGAAGCAATGGATGCATCGTTCATCGATGTTGGCATGGGGATCGACTTAGAAGGCGAGTCGCTTAGCGGAATCTTGCGTGTTGCTGCAAGTGTGCCTAACAGGCGAGACCATGTTCACAAGGGTGCTGTGCCGTTTAAGGCCGACGCCGAGGCGGACTTGTACGCCTCAAATATTCAGGTCGCTGAGCTGAATGCTCTAAACGCGATGTTGGTAATCGTAAAGTGGAAACAGATTCTGAATTTCTATTGCGATCTGAAAGGAGAGCTCTATTCAACCTACACCCTTGATACGAACAAAATAAATAATGGATTTAACGGCTCATGA
- a CDS encoding dihydrolipoamide acetyltransferase family protein — translation MDFQLPELGEGIYEAELVEWRVKPGDQVQPGQSLAEVLTDKATMDVPSPFAGQIDKLHVDPGNEMKVGQVVLSYTSEAVIESAADDAVDPDTEVERIQPTESHEVVQRSPEKAETETPHHVTATTGVQAAPAVRRMARGLAIDLAAVPGSGPDGRVLINDMTEFIRSSRHTGARSHDGPAREARTRVHADQKPDAPEELKPGTRVKFRGVRRKIARHMVEAKQKIPHFGYVDQCDVTQLVQVRESLKDSYPEVKLTFLPFMVQAAVAALKEYPLVNSRLDERANEIVLHDHYHIGIATDTPLGLIVPVVRHADHKNLIDLAGEIQRLTSAARSGMLAAGDLRGSTFTVTSIGSIGGLFTTPIINHPEVGIMGIGKRFTQPSIDVAGNVHARDMVYLSYSFDHRVVDGAIAARFSNAVIQQLENPTHPSLAT, via the coding sequence ATGGACTTTCAACTTCCCGAACTTGGTGAAGGGATCTACGAAGCCGAACTCGTTGAGTGGCGGGTCAAGCCCGGGGACCAGGTGCAACCCGGACAAAGTCTTGCCGAAGTGCTGACCGACAAGGCGACGATGGACGTCCCCTCACCGTTTGCCGGACAGATCGACAAATTGCACGTCGACCCCGGCAACGAAATGAAAGTCGGCCAGGTCGTGTTAAGCTACACCTCGGAAGCGGTGATCGAATCGGCTGCCGACGACGCGGTCGACCCTGACACCGAAGTTGAACGAATCCAGCCGACAGAATCGCACGAGGTCGTGCAGCGATCGCCGGAGAAAGCGGAGACGGAGACACCGCATCACGTGACGGCGACGACCGGCGTTCAAGCGGCGCCCGCCGTTCGCCGCATGGCCCGTGGATTGGCCATCGACTTGGCGGCTGTCCCGGGCAGCGGGCCGGATGGACGTGTGTTGATCAATGACATGACCGAGTTTATTCGATCGTCACGCCATACCGGCGCGCGATCCCACGACGGCCCCGCCCGCGAAGCAAGAACCAGAGTGCACGCCGATCAAAAGCCGGATGCACCGGAGGAATTGAAACCGGGAACGCGAGTCAAGTTTCGCGGCGTGCGACGAAAGATCGCTCGGCACATGGTCGAAGCGAAACAGAAAATCCCGCATTTCGGGTACGTCGATCAATGCGATGTCACCCAATTGGTTCAGGTGCGGGAATCACTGAAGGATTCGTACCCGGAGGTGAAGCTGACGTTTCTTCCTTTCATGGTCCAGGCCGCCGTTGCGGCGCTCAAGGAGTATCCGCTGGTGAATTCCAGATTGGATGAACGAGCCAATGAAATCGTCCTGCATGACCACTACCACATCGGGATCGCGACCGATACACCACTCGGCCTGATCGTTCCGGTGGTTCGCCACGCGGATCATAAGAACCTGATCGATCTGGCCGGGGAGATCCAGCGGCTGACCTCTGCCGCTCGCAGTGGCATGCTCGCGGCTGGTGATTTACGCGGCAGCACGTTCACCGTGACCTCGATCGGCAGCATCGGCGGACTGTTTACCACACCGATCATCAATCATCCCGAAGTCGGCATCATGGGAATCGGGAAACGGTTCACACAGCCGTCCATCGACGTCGCCGGCAACGTCCACGCCCGTGACATGGTCTATCTGTCGTATTCCTTCGACCATCGCGTCGTCGACGGCGCCATTGCCGCCAGATTCAGCAACGCCGTGATCCAACAGCTGGAAAACCCGACGCATCCATCGCTAGCGACATGA
- a CDS encoding thiamine pyrophosphate-dependent dehydrogenase E1 component subunit alpha, producing MQNIAHTHDLIDSDPVITSGDDVLPLQTALQIHRVMVRTRVMEERMIKMSKSGEGYFWIGGPGEEAFNACLGLQVNRGAGPNHDYLHLHYRSSAVMVAMGMPLIDAIRQMAMRITDPFSMGRNFVGHFSRPDWNVVPVTSVVEIQYAMAAGTAIVQKRSGGEGITIVVGGDAGTAEGDFATAMVWSTRPDNQLPILMVVTHNNWGISTAACTQHGEKQILDRGEPFGIPGLVFDGNDAIKGWHAVRRAMAFCRTKGRPCILEPIVSRLYGHSSSSGALRVKNEPDCIELLEQKLVQSGLVTADQLRSVHEDAVAEVKAAVEQAMAEANPKPSDVQRFTYAPSKVDRVYPNDYTGLPM from the coding sequence ATGCAGAACATTGCTCACACCCATGACTTGATCGATTCGGACCCCGTCATCACGAGTGGCGATGACGTGCTTCCGTTGCAGACGGCGCTTCAGATTCACCGCGTGATGGTTCGCACACGCGTGATGGAAGAACGCATGATCAAGATGAGCAAATCGGGCGAAGGCTACTTTTGGATCGGCGGACCGGGCGAGGAAGCATTCAACGCCTGTCTGGGACTGCAAGTCAATCGTGGCGCCGGCCCCAACCACGACTACCTTCATCTGCACTACCGTAGTAGTGCCGTGATGGTGGCGATGGGCATGCCGCTGATCGATGCGATTCGTCAAATGGCGATGAGAATCACGGATCCGTTTTCCATGGGGCGGAATTTTGTCGGCCACTTTTCCCGGCCCGATTGGAACGTCGTTCCGGTCACATCCGTGGTCGAGATTCAGTACGCGATGGCGGCCGGTACCGCGATCGTCCAAAAACGCTCGGGCGGGGAAGGAATCACGATCGTGGTCGGCGGAGATGCCGGCACGGCCGAAGGAGACTTCGCGACCGCGATGGTGTGGAGCACGCGGCCGGACAACCAACTGCCGATCTTGATGGTCGTGACACACAACAACTGGGGAATTTCGACCGCAGCCTGCACCCAGCACGGCGAAAAACAAATCCTTGATCGCGGTGAACCGTTTGGAATTCCCGGACTGGTGTTTGATGGCAACGATGCGATCAAAGGCTGGCACGCCGTCCGCCGGGCAATGGCGTTCTGTCGAACCAAAGGCAGACCCTGCATCCTGGAACCGATCGTGTCGCGTTTGTACGGACACTCCTCATCCAGCGGCGCATTGCGTGTGAAGAATGAGCCGGACTGTATCGAGTTATTGGAGCAGAAACTGGTCCAAAGCGGGCTGGTCACCGCCGATCAGCTTCGGTCCGTCCACGAAGATGCGGTCGCCGAAGTGAAAGCCGCCGTGGAACAAGCCATGGCAGAAGCGAATCCCAAGCCGAGTGACGTCCAGCGGTTTACCTACGCACCAAGCAAGGTGGACCGGGTCTATCCGAACGACTACACGGGTTTGCCGATGTAG
- the hppD gene encoding 4-hydroxyphenylpyruvate dioxygenase: MSLNPLPLRAIHHVELLVGNAKQAAYYYRRAFGFSQLAYAGPETGVKDQASYVLQQGDTRLVVSTPLFPDDAMAEHLRKHGDGVLDIAFLVDDVDHCYSESIARGARSAVPPFSCADREGQIRRAKIRAYGDTLHSFISLADYAGPFLPGYQIHRIPAAGVGLKRIDHIVGNVEEGHMNDWGTFYDQVLGFHQFMSFDDKDISTDFSALRSKVMADPSDQIKFPINEPATGRRKSQIQEYLDYNVGPGVQHIALLTDDIIHTVSLLKENGVVFLNVPDAYYDQVWDRVGTIEEDPDEVRRLNLLADRDEKGYLLQIFTMPVEDRPTLFYEIIQRGGCSGFGKGNFKALFEAIEREQALRGNL, translated from the coding sequence ATGTCTTTAAATCCCCTGCCGTTGAGAGCGATCCATCACGTCGAGTTGCTGGTCGGCAACGCCAAGCAGGCCGCGTATTACTACCGCCGCGCGTTTGGTTTTTCGCAGCTCGCCTATGCCGGTCCGGAAACAGGTGTCAAAGATCAAGCGTCGTATGTATTGCAGCAAGGCGATACTCGGCTGGTCGTTAGCACACCGTTATTTCCTGATGACGCCATGGCCGAACACCTGCGCAAACACGGTGACGGCGTCTTGGACATCGCCTTTTTGGTGGACGATGTCGACCACTGCTACAGCGAGTCGATTGCGCGCGGCGCGCGATCCGCTGTGCCGCCCTTCAGCTGCGCCGATCGTGAAGGACAGATTCGGCGTGCAAAGATTCGGGCTTACGGCGATACGCTGCACTCCTTCATCTCCTTGGCCGATTACGCGGGCCCGTTTCTGCCGGGCTATCAGATTCACAGGATTCCCGCGGCCGGCGTCGGACTGAAGCGGATCGACCACATCGTCGGCAACGTCGAAGAGGGCCACATGAATGATTGGGGAACGTTCTACGATCAGGTCTTGGGTTTTCATCAATTCATGAGCTTCGACGACAAAGACATCTCGACCGATTTTTCGGCACTTCGCAGCAAGGTCATGGCCGACCCTTCGGACCAGATCAAATTTCCGATCAACGAACCGGCCACGGGGCGACGCAAAAGCCAAATCCAAGAGTACCTTGATTACAACGTCGGCCCAGGCGTGCAACACATTGCGCTGCTGACCGACGACATCATCCATACGGTCTCGTTGTTGAAAGAAAACGGCGTCGTCTTTCTGAACGTCCCCGATGCTTACTACGATCAGGTCTGGGATCGGGTGGGCACGATCGAAGAAGATCCCGACGAGGTGCGTCGGCTGAATCTGTTGGCCGACCGGGACGAGAAGGGATACCTGTTGCAAATCTTCACCATGCCGGTAGAAGATCGACCGACGCTGTTTTACGAGATCATTCAGCGCGGGGGCTGCAGCGGCTTCGGAAAGGGAAACTTCAAAGCGCTCTTCGAAGCCATCGAGCGGGAGCAAGCGCTGCGAGGTAATCTGTAA
- a CDS encoding class I SAM-dependent methyltransferase, translated as MASNPNFLKAAFHDPEAVAKYADSPRMAVPGFADMQRMARLLLAERVGSRGRILVVGAGGGLELKAFAEAEPGWEFDGVDPSPSMLQLAKQTLGPHASRVALHEGKVDVAPRGPFDAATCILTMHFADIDERRQMLTAIRRRIKPNGPFIAVHLSFPQSGAARAQWLSRYAAYVVSSGVDPEKASLARDAIDSQLEILDPGQDEGLMHEAGFSDVSLFYAGFAFKGWVSSA; from the coding sequence ATGGCGTCTAACCCGAACTTTCTCAAAGCGGCTTTTCACGACCCGGAGGCGGTGGCCAAATATGCGGATTCGCCACGGATGGCCGTTCCGGGTTTCGCGGATATGCAGCGGATGGCGAGGTTGTTGCTGGCCGAGCGTGTGGGGAGCCGTGGCCGGATACTCGTCGTCGGTGCGGGAGGCGGCCTTGAGTTGAAGGCCTTTGCGGAAGCCGAACCAGGCTGGGAGTTCGATGGCGTTGACCCTTCGCCGTCAATGCTGCAACTTGCCAAGCAAACGCTTGGGCCCCATGCCTCGCGAGTCGCACTGCATGAAGGCAAGGTCGACGTTGCGCCCCGTGGGCCATTCGATGCAGCCACCTGCATTTTAACGATGCACTTCGCCGACATCGATGAGCGGAGACAGATGCTGACCGCCATTCGTCGGCGGATCAAACCGAACGGCCCGTTCATTGCTGTTCACTTGAGCTTTCCTCAATCAGGTGCGGCGCGAGCGCAGTGGCTTTCGCGATACGCAGCCTATGTGGTGAGTTCCGGAGTCGATCCCGAAAAGGCATCGCTGGCTCGAGACGCAATCGACTCCCAATTGGAGATTCTTGATCCTGGGCAAGACGAGGGGCTGATGCACGAGGCCGGGTTTTCTGACGTCAGTCTGTTCTACGCCGGATTCGCTTTCAAGGGTTGGGTGTCTTCTGCATGA
- a CDS encoding alpha-ketoacid dehydrogenase subunit beta, with product MAQAIRMALHYGETELGVTDIFGEDVGPPLGGVFTATQGLETAWNSPLDERGIVGTAMGIAFAGGRPVAEIQFCDYAFNTIDLLKAAGNQSWSSAGGWNLPMVLMTPSGSGIRGSLYHSHSFDSWATRLAGWKIVMPSNPIDAYGLMLSAIADPNPVMVLLPKALLRVRGETLLPGEPEDPVVLKEMIDAPVGDRTHWQPNWPTLGEHFVPLGKASLVRSGGDATVISYGRTLPLCVSAADQLKTTDRIRFDVIDLRSLFPYDWQAISASVLKTGRVLIVNEDTEVTNFGEHLLRRIIDHHFYDLLCRPRVLLAKHVPGIGLNQVYEENTVPQSQHILSAMRDLAMEPA from the coding sequence ATGGCCCAAGCCATACGGATGGCGCTGCACTACGGCGAAACCGAGCTGGGCGTGACCGATATCTTTGGCGAAGACGTCGGTCCGCCGTTGGGCGGTGTGTTCACCGCGACGCAAGGCCTGGAGACCGCCTGGAATTCCCCGCTCGATGAACGCGGGATTGTCGGCACCGCCATGGGGATTGCCTTTGCCGGCGGACGCCCGGTCGCAGAGATTCAATTTTGCGACTATGCGTTCAATACGATCGATTTGCTCAAGGCCGCCGGCAATCAATCTTGGTCCAGTGCCGGCGGCTGGAACCTGCCGATGGTTCTGATGACGCCCAGCGGCAGTGGGATCCGAGGCAGCCTGTACCATTCCCACTCCTTCGACAGTTGGGCCACGCGGCTAGCCGGCTGGAAGATCGTCATGCCCAGCAATCCGATCGATGCCTACGGGTTGATGCTCTCGGCGATCGCCGATCCGAATCCGGTGATGGTGCTGTTGCCGAAAGCGTTGCTGCGTGTCCGCGGTGAGACCCTGCTTCCAGGCGAACCCGAAGACCCGGTCGTATTGAAGGAAATGATCGATGCCCCGGTCGGCGATCGGACACATTGGCAACCGAACTGGCCAACGCTTGGCGAGCACTTCGTTCCACTCGGCAAAGCCTCGCTGGTTCGCAGCGGTGGTGATGCCACGGTGATCAGCTACGGCAGAACACTACCATTGTGTGTCTCCGCAGCAGATCAGTTGAAGACCACCGACCGGATCCGCTTTGACGTGATCGATCTGCGCAGCCTGTTTCCCTACGATTGGCAAGCGATCTCCGCCAGCGTCCTGAAAACGGGACGCGTCCTGATCGTCAACGAAGACACGGAGGTGACCAATTTTGGCGAGCATCTGCTCCGCCGCATCATCGATCATCACTTCTACGACCTGTTATGTCGGCCGCGCGTGCTGTTGGCCAAGCATGTTCCGGGGATCGGTTTGAATCAGGTCTACGAAGAAAACACGGTTCCCCAATCGCAGCACATCCTATCGGCGATGCGGGATCTGGCAATGGAACCCGCCTGA
- a CDS encoding nuclear transport factor 2 family protein, whose translation MTLKLPEPVAGYFKADESNGEAVARCFTGDAVVKDEGHTYRGRQAIQKWKEDASTKYVYTCEPLKSEQREDQCVVTCRLTGNFPGSPVALKYVFEFEGEQIASLEIAP comes from the coding sequence ATGACTCTCAAACTCCCCGAACCCGTCGCGGGCTATTTCAAAGCGGACGAATCAAACGGCGAAGCCGTTGCACGTTGTTTCACCGGCGATGCCGTGGTGAAGGACGAAGGCCACACGTATCGCGGCCGCCAAGCGATCCAGAAGTGGAAAGAAGACGCGTCGACGAAGTACGTCTACACCTGCGAGCCGCTGAAGAGCGAGCAGCGGGAGGACCAGTGCGTCGTCACCTGCCGGTTGACCGGAAACTTTCCCGGTAGCCCAGTCGCCCTGAAGTATGTCTTCGAATTCGAGGGCGAGCAAATCGCGTCGTTAGAGATCGCCCCGTAG
- a CDS encoding SAM-dependent methyltransferase codes for MSLPDWNARFSETEFAYGTEPNSFLAKNAHLLVDPVLSIAEGEGRNAVFLATQGLRVHAVDGSDVGLAKAAKLAANSGVSISTEVADLNDFQPEPQTYGGVVSIFAHLPNSIRDSLYPLLVQSLKPGGILILEAYSENQRDRGTGGPGELDLLMTCTKIERELPGLETILLQETQREVVEGKYHTGVASVIQFIGKKLG; via the coding sequence TTGTCACTGCCAGATTGGAACGCGAGGTTTTCCGAAACCGAATTTGCCTACGGCACCGAACCGAATTCGTTTCTCGCGAAAAACGCCCACCTGCTGGTCGATCCCGTGCTTTCGATTGCGGAAGGCGAGGGACGCAACGCCGTCTTTCTGGCAACTCAAGGATTGCGTGTCCACGCGGTCGACGGCTCGGACGTCGGGCTCGCCAAAGCGGCGAAGTTGGCAGCGAATAGCGGCGTCTCGATCTCGACGGAAGTCGCAGACCTGAATGACTTTCAACCCGAACCACAAACCTATGGCGGGGTCGTCTCGATCTTCGCGCATCTGCCAAATTCGATTCGCGACAGTCTGTACCCGCTTTTGGTGCAATCTTTGAAGCCGGGCGGCATCCTGATTCTCGAAGCGTACTCCGAAAACCAACGTGATCGCGGCACGGGCGGGCCTGGCGAATTAGACCTGCTGATGACGTGCACCAAGATCGAGAGGGAACTCCCCGGACTGGAAACTATCCTACTGCAAGAAACCCAGCGCGAAGTGGTCGAAGGCAAGTATCACACCGGCGTCGCCTCCGTGATCCAATTCATCGGCAAAAAACTCGGCTAA
- a CDS encoding DNA-directed RNA polymerase subunit alpha C-terminal domain-containing protein, which yields MERCEMARTRIPLDQQWVAEQKKTRMLASAVAELELDVRTVNGLEEAGVLYVSELIELTRAELDRIPNFGSKSVERIIQVLGEHGLALRSSWSSPAR from the coding sequence ATGGAGCGATGCGAGATGGCAAGGACACGGATTCCGTTAGACCAACAGTGGGTCGCCGAGCAGAAAAAAACAAGAATGCTAGCGTCCGCGGTTGCGGAGCTTGAATTGGATGTCCGAACGGTGAACGGACTGGAGGAAGCCGGCGTCTTGTACGTCAGCGAACTCATTGAGTTAACGCGCGCAGAGCTCGACAGGATCCCAAACTTCGGATCCAAGAGTGTCGAACGAATCATTCAGGTGTTGGGGGAGCACGGATTGGCGTTACGCTCAAGCTGGTCCTCGCCGGCACGCTAA
- a CDS encoding TIGR03067 domain-containing protein → MKSTLFTFFVLAFCLGTMADDSKLGEVRSEADAKSRAIERELESFSGTWQIVDVQPPGITKEAKRLVFRKDRTYAALDAGDQELWAGTFDLDPTSTPKVWDHRSDEAKESGGDALGIYELDGDRLKVCCVVGVWKEKLWSGKPRPGEFKLPNADVVLELRRLGAGR, encoded by the coding sequence ATGAAATCAACACTGTTCACATTTTTCGTCTTGGCCTTCTGCCTTGGGACGATGGCGGACGACTCCAAGCTCGGCGAGGTTCGGTCGGAGGCCGATGCCAAGTCGAGGGCCATTGAGCGGGAACTCGAATCCTTCTCCGGGACCTGGCAGATCGTTGATGTGCAGCCGCCGGGAATTACGAAAGAAGCCAAGCGATTGGTCTTTCGAAAGGACCGAACCTACGCGGCGCTGGACGCAGGCGATCAGGAGCTGTGGGCCGGCACCTTTGATCTCGACCCGACGTCAACGCCGAAAGTCTGGGATCACCGATCGGACGAAGCGAAAGAATCGGGTGGCGACGCCCTCGGGATTTACGAGCTGGACGGCGACAGGTTGAAGGTTTGCTGTGTCGTCGGTGTCTGGAAGGAGAAGCTGTGGTCGGGGAAGCCTCGCCCGGGCGAGTTCAAGCTGCCAAACGCGGATGTCGTGCTGGAGCTGCGACGGCTGGGCGCTGGCAGGTAG